The following proteins are co-located in the Chaetodon auriga isolate fChaAug3 chromosome 23, fChaAug3.hap1, whole genome shotgun sequence genome:
- the pou3f3b gene encoding POU domain, class 3, transcription factor 3-B: MATAASNPYLPSNSILSSGSIVHSDSGGGGMQPGSAAVTSGSGGYRGDPSVKMVQSDFMQGAMAASNGGHMLSHAHQWVTSLPHAAAAAAAAAVAAAEAGSPWSSSPVGMTGSPQQQDVKNSGRDDLHTGTALHHRPPHLAPHQTHAGAWGSTTAAHINSISGGQQQQQSLIYSQPGGFTVNGMLSPGSQSLVHPGLVRGDTPDLDHGSHHHHHHHQHPHHQHHGGVNSHDPHSDDDTPTSDDLEQFAKQFKQRRIKLGFTQADVGLALGTLYGNVFSQTTICRFEALQLSFKNMCKLKPLLNKWLEEADSSTGSPTSIDKIAAQGRKRKKRTSIEVSVKGALESHFLKCPKPSAQEISTLADNLQLEKEVVRVWFCNRRQKEKRMTPPGVAQTPEDVYSQVGNGHFLVDYLKDASEASDQRVTTTSSFHQVILAH, encoded by the exons ATGGCCACCGCGGCTTCCAATCCTTATCTGCCCAGCAATAGCATCTTATCGTCCGGCTCCATCGTGCACTCTGACTCCGGAGGTGGTGGCATGCAGCCGGGCAGTGCTGCGGTTACCTCGGGGTCTGGGGGCTACAGGGGAGACCCCTCAGTAAAGATGGTACAGAGTGACTTTATGCAAGGCGCAATGGCAGCGAGCAACGGGGGACACATGCTGAGCCATGCCCATCAGTGGGTGACATCCCTCCCGCACGccgcagcagccgcagcagcagccgcggttgctgcagctgaagccGGATCGCCCTGGTCGTCGAGTCCCGTCGGGATGACGGGCAGCCCGCAGCAGCAGGACGTGAAAAACTCCGGCAGAGACGATCTGCACACGGGCACCGCGCTGCACCACAGGCCCCCTCACTTAGCTCCCCACCAGACTCACGCCGGGGCTTGGGGGAGCACGACTGCGGCTCACATTAACTCCATATCCgggggacagcagcagcagcagtcgcTGATCTACTCCCAGCCCGGTGGATTCACTGTGAACGGGATGCTGAGTCCAGGGAGCCAGAGTCTGGTGCACCCGGGCTTGGTGAGGGGGGACACCCCGGATCTGGACCACGGCagccaccatcaccaccatcaccaccagcaTCCGCATCACCAGCACCACGGCGGCGTGAACAGCCACGACCCGCACTCGGACGACGACACGCCGACCTCGGACGACCTGGAACAGTTCGCCAAGCAGTTCAAACAGCGGAGGATCAAACTGGGCTTTACGCAGGCGGACGTCGGCTTGGCTTTGGGCACCCTGTACGGGAACGTTTTCTCTCAGACAACCATTTGCAGATTCGaggctctgcagctcagcttcaaaaacatgtgcAAGCTCAAGCCTTTGTTAAACAAGTGGCTTGAGGAGGCCGACTCGTCCACCGGCAGCCCCACCAGCATCGACAAGATCGCGGCGCAAGGGAGGAAGCGAAAGAAGCGCACATCCATCGAAGTGAGCGTCAAAGGGGCTTTGGAGAGCCACTTCTTAAAATGCCCCAAACCCTCGGCCCAGGAGATCAGCACCCTGGCGGACAACTtgcagctggagaaggaggtggTTAGAGTGTGGTTTTGCAAtaggagacagaaggaaaaacgGATGACGCCCCCAGGAGTGGCACAGACGCCGGAGGATGTGTACTCTCAGGTCGGCAAT ggGCATTTTTTAGTAGATTACTTAAAAGATGCAAGTGAAGCGAGCGACCAGAGGGTGACAACCACAAGTTCATTCCACCAGGTAATTTTGGcgcattaa